In a single window of the Aquarana catesbeiana isolate 2022-GZ linkage group LG13, ASM4218655v1, whole genome shotgun sequence genome:
- the LOC141116592 gene encoding olfactory receptor 2AP1-like — protein sequence MVQEFILIAFSSLKQLQLLLFFLVLVAYIICVAGHITITILVRIEPLLQSPMYFFISTFAVLEIMFVTVAIPKLLDNLITGNKRISFIECFTQMFIFNSLGMSECYLLLVMAFDRDLAINSPLRYSAIMRKEVYTLLAVAPWIGGLSLSSLTLIYTVQLKFCGPNQINHFLCDLAPLQNLSCSDPSMSKLATIIVTILSAVFPILIIITCYVHIINTISKIKGAEGKQKAFSTCSSHLIVTSLCFGSALVVYISPTGSENDKYLALIYTVLTPLLNPFIYTLRNSDVKTAITNSVLKKLHLSCGL from the coding sequence ATGGTGCAAGAATTTATTTTAATTGCATTCTCCAGTTTAAAACAACTCCAGTTATTACTGTTCTTTCTTGTTTTAGTAGCATACATCATCTGTGTTGCAGGACATATTACCATCACCATCTTAGTTAGGATCGAACCCTTGCTTCAATCTCCAATGTATTTTTTCATAAGCACATTTGCTGTTCTTGAAATTATGTTTGTGACAGTTGCTATACCAAAGCTTCTGGATAATTTGATTACAGGAAATAAGAGGATATCTTTCATTGAATGTTTCACACAGATGTTTATTTTCAATAGTTTGGGTATGTCAGAATGTTATTTGTTATTGGTCATGGCCTTTGATAGGGACTTGGCTATTAACAGTCCTTTACGTTATTCTGCTATTATGAGGAAGGAAGTTTATACTCTGTTAGCTGTGGCACCATGGATTGGTGGTCTTTCATTGTCTTCTTTGACTCTAATTTATACAGTCCAATTAAAATTCTGTGGGCCCAATCAGATAAATCATTTCCTCTGTGATTTGGCTCCACTTCAGAATTTGTCTTGCTCTGATCCTTCCATGAGCAAATTAGCCACAATAATAGTCACTATACTTTCTGCAGTTTTTCCCATTTTAATTATAATAACATGCTATGTTCACATCATTAACACCATCTCAAAAATCAAGGGTGCTGAAGGCAAACAAAAAGCCTTCTCCACCTGTTCTTCTCACCTTATTGTGACCAGTCTCTGCTTTGGATCAGCTCTTGTTGTGTACATAAGCCCTACCGGGAGTGAAAATGACAAATATCTTGCTCTTATATACACAGTTCTTACTCCACTCTTAAATCCCTTCATTTATACTTTGAGGAACAGTGATGTGAAAACAGCAATAACAAATTCAGTCTTGAAGAAATTACATTTATCCTGTGGCCTGTAA